A stretch of the Bacillus licheniformis DSM 13 = ATCC 14580 genome encodes the following:
- a CDS encoding YjcZ family sporulation protein: MGFCCGGYGGGYSGGYGGGYGSTFVLIVVLFILLIIVGASFKY, encoded by the coding sequence ATGGGCTTTTGTTGCGGAGGCTACGGCGGTGGCTACAGCGGCGGCTATGGCGGCGGCTATGGTTCAACGTTTGTATTGATCGTTGTCTTGTTTATTCTTTTAATTATTGTCGGCGCTTCTTTTAAATATTAG
- a CDS encoding stage VI sporulation protein F — MDNQFFKNIEKKTGVSMNDVMQLANSLQNANFKDENTVRSVIKRVAKLANKRVPKEMEDKIVESIVSGKEKMDFNTIAKMMNSKK, encoded by the coding sequence ATGGACAATCAATTTTTCAAAAACATCGAAAAGAAAACGGGCGTCAGCATGAATGACGTCATGCAGCTCGCAAATTCGCTGCAAAATGCCAACTTCAAGGATGAAAATACGGTCCGCAGCGTGATTAAGCGCGTCGCTAAATTGGCGAATAAACGGGTTCCGAAGGAAATGGAAGATAAGATTGTTGAATCCATTGTAAGCGGCAAAGAAAAAATGGATTTCAACACGATCGCGAAAATGATGAACAGCAAAAAATAA